From a region of the Pseudocalidococcus azoricus BACA0444 genome:
- the ppsA gene encoding phosphoenolpyruvate synthase has protein sequence MFATPAQAQKFLSDPSQALVLPLNRLSLADLPIVGGKNASLGEMLQQLTPKGINVPDGFATTAHAYRTFILEGGLEPKLRALLSPLDVENVPQLRQIGQELRSLILETPFPESLQAAITQAYGEMCQHYGPETDVAVRSSATAEDLPDASFAGQQETYLNVHGISGVLKACHCCFASIFTDRAISYRQIKGFDHLDVALSVGVQKMVRSDLACSGVMFSIDTETGFKDAALITAAYGLGENVVQGAVNPDEYLVFKPTLKTGYRPILEKRLGSKEIKMIYDQGGSKLTKNVSVCPEARAQFALTDDEILQLGHWACAIEDHYSQLRGTYTPMDIEWAKDGITGQLFIVQARPETVQSQKATNVLRSYKLQETGNVLVQGRAVGEMIGQGQARVIMDVHQINQFQAGEVLITNRTDPDWEPIMKKASAIVTNQGGRTCHSAIIAREMGIPAVVGCENATAVLKTGQDVTVSCAEGEVGKVYGGLLNFGVDEVALENLPRTRTQILMNVGNPEEAFGLAAIPNDGVGLARLEFIIANHIKAHPLALIHFDDLENYEVKAEIAELTAQYPQKSEFFVDKLAHGIGTIAAAFYPKPVVVRMSDFKSNEYANLLGGQQFEPKEENPMIGWRGASRYYDPQYAAGFALECQAMKRVREEMGLTNVILMIPFCRTPAEGQRVLEEMAKHGLQRGENGLEVYVMCELPSNVILADQFAQVFDGFSIGSNDLTQLTLGLDRDSGLVAHLFDERNEAVLRMVAQAIQTAKKHHRKIGICGQAPSDYPEFAQFLVEQGIDSISLNPDSVLKTLLSIAATEAQLDKA, from the coding sequence ATGTTTGCTACTCCTGCCCAAGCACAAAAGTTTCTCAGCGATCCATCCCAGGCCCTGGTACTCCCCCTAAACCGTCTTAGCTTGGCTGATTTACCCATTGTTGGCGGCAAAAATGCGTCATTAGGGGAAATGCTGCAACAACTCACACCGAAAGGGATTAATGTTCCCGATGGCTTTGCAACTACTGCTCATGCTTATCGTACTTTTATTCTGGAGGGAGGCCTGGAACCGAAACTGCGCGCCCTTTTATCCCCTTTAGATGTAGAAAATGTCCCCCAACTGCGACAAATCGGCCAAGAACTCCGATCCTTAATTCTTGAAACCCCCTTCCCTGAATCTCTGCAAGCAGCCATTACCCAGGCCTATGGGGAAATGTGTCAACACTATGGGCCCGAGACAGATGTGGCAGTTCGTTCCAGCGCCACCGCCGAAGATTTGCCCGATGCCAGTTTTGCCGGCCAGCAGGAAACCTATCTGAATGTGCATGGGATTTCTGGGGTATTGAAGGCTTGCCACTGTTGTTTTGCTTCGATTTTTACGGATCGGGCCATTTCCTATCGACAAATTAAAGGCTTTGATCATCTGGATGTGGCCTTATCAGTCGGGGTGCAAAAAATGGTGCGCTCGGATTTGGCCTGCTCGGGGGTGATGTTCTCCATTGATACTGAAACGGGCTTTAAGGATGCGGCCTTGATTACGGCTGCCTATGGGTTAGGGGAAAATGTTGTCCAAGGGGCTGTCAACCCGGATGAATATCTGGTTTTCAAACCCACCCTGAAAACGGGCTATCGGCCGATCTTAGAAAAACGCCTCGGCAGCAAAGAAATCAAAATGATCTATGACCAAGGGGGTTCCAAGCTGACGAAAAATGTCTCGGTTTGTCCCGAAGCTCGCGCCCAATTTGCCTTAACGGACGATGAAATTCTCCAACTCGGACACTGGGCCTGTGCCATTGAGGATCACTATTCCCAACTGCGGGGCACCTACACGCCCATGGACATTGAATGGGCCAAGGATGGGATTACGGGGCAGTTATTCATTGTCCAGGCCCGGCCGGAAACCGTCCAATCCCAAAAGGCGACCAATGTGCTGCGGTCTTACAAACTCCAAGAAACGGGTAATGTTCTGGTGCAAGGGCGGGCTGTGGGGGAAATGATCGGCCAAGGGCAAGCGCGGGTGATTATGGATGTCCACCAGATCAACCAATTCCAGGCCGGGGAAGTGTTAATTACTAACCGCACCGACCCGGATTGGGAACCGATTATGAAAAAAGCCAGTGCCATTGTCACCAATCAAGGGGGGCGAACCTGCCATAGCGCGATTATTGCTCGGGAAATGGGAATTCCAGCAGTGGTTGGCTGTGAAAATGCTACAGCAGTCTTAAAAACTGGCCAAGATGTCACTGTCTCCTGTGCGGAAGGGGAAGTGGGTAAAGTCTATGGGGGCCTGTTGAACTTTGGCGTGGATGAGGTGGCTTTAGAAAATCTCCCCCGCACCCGCACTCAAATCCTGATGAATGTGGGCAACCCGGAAGAAGCCTTTGGGTTAGCTGCGATTCCCAATGATGGGGTGGGGTTAGCTCGGTTAGAATTTATCATTGCCAATCACATCAAAGCCCACCCCCTAGCCCTGATCCACTTTGACGACCTGGAAAACTACGAGGTGAAAGCCGAAATTGCCGAACTCACGGCCCAATATCCGCAAAAATCCGAGTTCTTTGTCGATAAGTTAGCTCACGGCATTGGCACGATTGCGGCGGCCTTTTACCCCAAACCTGTTGTCGTGCGGATGTCTGACTTCAAGAGTAATGAATATGCCAACTTACTCGGCGGGCAGCAGTTTGAACCCAAAGAAGAAAACCCAATGATTGGTTGGCGGGGGGCGTCGCGTTATTACGATCCCCAGTATGCGGCGGGGTTTGCCCTCGAATGCCAGGCCATGAAACGAGTCCGGGAGGAAATGGGCTTAACCAATGTGATTCTGATGATTCCCTTCTGTCGGACACCAGCCGAGGGACAACGGGTTTTAGAGGAGATGGCCAAACACGGGCTACAGCGGGGTGAAAATGGCCTGGAAGTCTATGTCATGTGCGAGTTGCCCAGCAATGTGATCTTGGCGGATCAGTTTGCCCAAGTGTTTGACGGCTTTTCGATTGGTTCTAATGATTTAACCCAGTTGACCTTGGGCTTAGATCGGGATTCCGGGTTAGTTGCCCACCTGTTTGATGAGCGCAATGAGGCTGTCCTACGGATGGTGGCCCAGGCCATTCAAACTGCCAAGAAACATCACCGCAAAATTGGCATCTGTGGCCAGGCCCCGAGTGACTATCCGGAGTTTGCGCAATTCTTAGTGGAACAGGGGATTGACTCCATCAGCTTAAACCCGGATTCTGTCCTCAAAACTCTGCTCAGTATTGCGGCAACAGAAGCGCAGTTAGACAAGGCCTAA